In Geminocystis sp. NIES-3709, a single genomic region encodes these proteins:
- a CDS encoding response regulator encodes MAHILIVDDEAHIRSEWRTRLIQENHTFQEADGIDEAVEAINNSQEQEPFDLILLDHSLGEELGLDLLDEVGKDYLQYRVLVITGHGTTSLAREYASIGAIGHLIKPVSEAQFNTAIASALERRKIQVEEKEDWESAYAVLENLGIFESIEVLKSDSTKAQEQYEILKSTYDQLLDDLKLAGGQEYAIANAYEKATQTLNDSDGSVEGIIPFLTKFKVTKSFWSDVKTIFKKSRLYFFVLQSYLLRIAENPLAYRIKHLAGGADGHYEYRIGSEFRLYFRKEADDIILERFANKNIQPEIIKFLNNTHETAFNSEQLIN; translated from the coding sequence ATGGCACATATACTAATAGTTGATGATGAAGCTCATATTAGATCAGAGTGGCGAACTCGACTAATACAAGAAAATCATACTTTTCAGGAAGCTGATGGTATTGATGAAGCTGTAGAAGCGATCAATAATAGCCAAGAACAAGAACCATTTGATTTAATCCTTTTAGACCATAGTTTAGGAGAAGAACTAGGTTTAGATTTACTTGATGAAGTAGGCAAAGATTATCTTCAGTATAGGGTATTAGTAATTACTGGACATGGCACAACATCATTAGCCAGAGAGTATGCTTCTATTGGTGCTATTGGACATTTAATAAAACCAGTCTCCGAAGCACAATTTAACACAGCAATCGCATCGGCATTAGAGAGAAGAAAGATTCAAGTAGAGGAAAAAGAAGATTGGGAGTCAGCTTATGCCGTCTTAGAAAATCTTGGTATTTTTGAGTCGATCGAAGTATTAAAATCCGATAGTACAAAAGCTCAGGAACAATATGAGATTTTAAAATCAACTTATGACCAACTATTAGATGATTTAAAGTTGGCGGGTGGTCAAGAGTATGCGATAGCGAATGCTTATGAAAAAGCTACTCAAACTCTTAATGATTCTGATGGTAGTGTTGAGGGTATTATCCCGTTTTTAACCAAGTTTAAGGTTACTAAATCTTTTTGGTCAGATGTCAAAACTATATTTAAGAAAAGCCGTCTTTATTTCTTTGTTTTACAAAGTTATTTACTAAGAATTGCAGAAAATCCTTTAGCTTACCGTATTAAACATTTAGCTGGAGGAGCTGATGGTCATTATGAATATCGTATTGGTAGTGAATTTCGTTTATATTTTAGAAAGGAAGCTGATGATATTATTTTAGAAAGATTTGCCAATAAAAATATACAACCTGAGATTATTAAATTCTTAAATAATACTCACGAAACTGCTTTCAATTCAGAACAATTAATCAATTAA
- a CDS encoding sensor histidine kinase KdpD, producing the protein MELTINKIKRISLITITVIVSTLLLNYSNYKRYYISIFAIQTVDFNILSHILPAKLSLLLINNNQQEIDKIINSNYGLFGMVITDCKTDKLDCPEQTVLFSTKSWYQQYHLQDLNNRHFDFLRNPPPLLTEQFYRRISSKETELTGQNNQGEIIGRVYYVRRQFPSFWTTQLAWIKKPFSFQDVKLLYTLTFTVITLIGILVYFILDRIEINNFLKEEKYKSKLLETENELLRYRNFNNAFEQIIEQDFSSVIANKLQELDSLLKNILLRINSDANNIIHDIYKAPLLFNADSIPKYIKEIENNREQFNISDELIDLLKNLNNTIKTLKWVVEELRGISRIQSEATLIQEQIKYFQKNLPPSIQDWQIEFIYPDTDLWIDCNPWHLRSIIKNALYNSSSAMKKYRRQLKKEKVNFSGKIKVECKQENNLAIVQIEDNGSGIPEDIITRLYETPERLNQTAGNLSGNGSIIVSAYLSLHNGKVKKQNLNQGARVSFIFPLIKQEA; encoded by the coding sequence ATGGAATTAACAATTAACAAAATTAAGAGAATATCATTAATAACTATTACTGTAATCGTATCTACTCTTTTATTAAATTATTCTAATTATAAGAGATATTATATTAGTATTTTTGCTATTCAAACAGTAGATTTTAATATCTTATCTCATATTTTACCGGCCAAATTATCTTTATTATTAATTAATAATAATCAACAAGAAATAGATAAAATTATTAACAGTAATTATGGATTATTTGGCATGGTTATTACTGATTGTAAAACAGATAAATTAGATTGTCCAGAACAAACAGTTTTATTTAGTACAAAATCATGGTATCAACAATATCATTTACAGGATTTGAATAATAGGCATTTTGATTTTTTAAGAAATCCACCACCATTATTAACAGAACAATTTTATCGACGAATTTCTTCTAAAGAAACCGAATTAACTGGACAAAATAATCAAGGAGAAATAATAGGCAGAGTTTATTATGTTCGCCGTCAATTTCCTAGTTTTTGGACGACTCAATTAGCATGGATAAAAAAACCTTTTTCTTTTCAAGATGTTAAACTTTTATATACTCTAACTTTTACAGTTATTACATTAATTGGTATTTTAGTCTATTTTATTTTAGACAGAATAGAAATTAATAATTTTCTTAAAGAAGAAAAATACAAGAGCAAATTATTAGAGACAGAAAATGAGTTATTAAGATATAGAAATTTTAATAATGCTTTTGAACAGATTATTGAACAGGATTTTTCTTCAGTTATTGCTAATAAGTTACAAGAACTTGATAGTTTATTAAAAAATATTTTACTTCGGATTAATTCTGATGCTAATAATATTATTCATGATATTTATAAAGCACCATTATTATTTAATGCTGATTCAATTCCTAAATATATTAAAGAAATAGAAAATAATAGAGAACAATTTAATATTTCTGATGAATTAATAGACTTATTAAAAAACCTAAATAATACTATCAAAACCTTGAAATGGGTAGTAGAAGAATTAAGAGGAATTAGCAGAATCCAAAGTGAAGCAACTCTTATACAAGAACAAATAAAATATTTTCAAAAAAATTTACCCCCTAGCATCCAAGATTGGCAAATAGAATTTATTTATCCTGATACTGATTTATGGATTGACTGTAATCCTTGGCATCTAAGAAGCATTATTAAAAATGCCCTTTATAATTCTAGTTCGGCAATGAAAAAGTATAGACGTCAATTAAAAAAAGAAAAAGTTAACTTCAGCGGAAAAATTAAAGTGGAATGTAAACAAGAAAATAATTTAGCGATCGTGCAGATAGAAGATAATGGTTCAGGCATTCCCGAAGATATTATTACTCGCCTCTATGAAACGCCAGAAAGACTGAATCAAACAGCAGGTAATTTGAGCGGGAATGGTAGCATTATTGTTTCCGCCTACTTATCACTACATAACGGTAAAGTAAAAAAGCAAAATCTTAACCAAGGTGCGAGGGTTAGTTTCATTTTTCCATTAATAAAACAGGAGGCATAA
- a CDS encoding protein kinase domain-containing protein — translation MLEISPNFSFLTVIDLAELATLAEKYYQSDDPNTSLIKSRQFIEVCAKYVSAKIGIYEEIKKEKLIYIINTLHKEKAIYDRIYYLFNDVRKLANSEVHISPKNSTTIENNNSNKANSSTALRCIKKIHKIAIWFHKVYCLDPKKPFQEPTYIVPPDPNDLMKQLQEKIEELDRQNEEMKTKQVEVEIKQRKLELEKEQENLAHEKEEINNRIESNNLDKELTRISQETILKPEVIRSNIKKAGEIDSQTILGTGENIESEESNKLTEGQILRHHYLIATELSSGSFGTTYIAHDLDQPNQPICVVKQFTPQQSSDGTFSKALTLFNQEAETLQKLGNHLEIPRLYAFFEENNNLFLVQEYIEGNTLRDELDTPWEEKEVIQLLKDILTPLVFIHQNEIIHRDIKPENLIRRVVDNKIGVIDFGAVKQVLLEEKNKQATVIGTKSYMSPEQYMGTISYSCDIYAVGVIAIEAITGRKIPEGLSSKQYLEEITFISDGLKQILLKMTAFSPENRYSSAQEVLDAIDIWEKQDDKTPTIINPPTPIIETPPVDKPKPEPPTVTPPTPVHSWWQTIPKLWLIGGGVASVLLLGLFIKSLPYLTKTKLVQIELTLGTLWKPENLQGLIEHVEDNSVPANYFDFLKGDKVKVLANGDISIPYTEAEKRIETKEWDIAFATSPILSIFAKDQGYTHLAGMFPGSTHYQSGFFVRANSPIQSLNNINSNTRVALGGFNSASSFYLPVYDLYGKTITADTGNRSQTIIELVKEGKADVGVAAIGDSIKKDDSDFRIIHVSRDIPGSAVYASPSLSQKDRDNIQKLMLSASPEVQEKANYGEKPEADYTEFRKIITRVQEILVCSDFTQNPVTLACTGNIQTIQGKINGVSIEGDNFILKVSGDGQIHNILIPVKMTTELFGSDKLTDIQGKSVIVKSNQISGNSLKINQSEQVKVSE, via the coding sequence ATGTTAGAAATTAGTCCTAATTTTAGTTTTCTTACTGTGATAGACTTAGCGGAATTAGCTACTTTAGCAGAAAAATATTATCAGTCTGACGACCCCAATACATCCCTAATAAAATCTCGTCAATTTATCGAAGTTTGTGCTAAATATGTATCAGCTAAAATCGGTATTTATGAAGAGATAAAAAAAGAAAAATTAATTTATATTATTAATACACTTCATAAGGAAAAAGCTATTTATGATCGTATTTATTATTTATTTAATGATGTTAGAAAATTAGCTAATTCCGAGGTTCATATATCTCCTAAAAATTCTACTACGATTGAGAACAATAATAGTAATAAAGCTAATTCTAGTACGGCTTTAAGGTGTATTAAAAAGATTCATAAAATAGCGATTTGGTTTCATAAAGTATATTGTTTGGACCCAAAAAAACCTTTTCAAGAACCCACTTATATAGTTCCACCAGATCCAAATGATTTAATGAAACAATTACAGGAAAAAATAGAAGAATTAGATAGACAAAATGAAGAAATGAAGACTAAACAGGTTGAAGTTGAAATTAAACAACGTAAACTGGAACTGGAGAAAGAACAAGAAAATTTAGCTCACGAAAAAGAAGAAATTAATAACCGTATCGAGTCTAATAATTTAGACAAGGAATTAACCCGTATTTCTCAGGAAACTATTTTAAAACCAGAGGTTATACGATCAAATATAAAAAAAGCTGGGGAAATTGACTCACAGACAATTTTAGGTACAGGGGAAAATATAGAATCAGAAGAATCGAACAAATTAACAGAAGGACAAATATTACGTCATCATTACTTAATTGCTACTGAATTAAGCTCTGGTAGTTTCGGTACAACTTATATAGCTCATGATTTGGATCAACCCAATCAACCAATATGTGTCGTCAAACAATTTACCCCTCAACAATCCAGTGATGGTACATTCAGTAAAGCTCTTACCTTATTTAATCAAGAAGCTGAAACCTTACAAAAACTAGGTAATCATCTTGAAATACCTCGACTCTATGCTTTTTTTGAAGAAAATAATAATCTATTCCTAGTCCAAGAATACATAGAAGGAAATACATTAAGAGATGAATTAGATACTCCCTGGGAAGAAAAAGAGGTTATTCAATTACTCAAGGATATATTGACTCCTTTAGTTTTTATCCACCAGAACGAAATCATCCATAGAGACATTAAACCAGAAAATCTTATCCGTCGTGTAGTTGATAATAAAATAGGCGTAATTGATTTTGGAGCTGTTAAACAAGTTTTATTAGAAGAAAAGAATAAACAAGCGACAGTTATCGGGACAAAAAGTTATATGTCTCCTGAACAATATATGGGAACTATCAGCTATAGTTGTGATATTTATGCAGTAGGAGTAATTGCGATCGAGGCAATAACAGGAAGAAAAATACCAGAAGGATTATCCTCAAAACAATACTTAGAAGAAATTACCTTTATTAGTGATGGACTTAAACAAATTCTGTTGAAGATGACAGCATTTAGTCCAGAAAACCGTTACAGTTCTGCCCAAGAAGTATTAGATGCGATCGACATTTGGGAAAAACAAGATGATAAAACTCCCACAATCATTAATCCCCCGACTCCTATAATAGAAACTCCACCAGTAGATAAACCAAAGCCTGAACCACCTACCGTAACTCCACCAACACCAGTTCACTCTTGGTGGCAAACAATACCCAAATTATGGTTAATTGGAGGAGGAGTTGCTTCTGTTCTCCTTCTTGGCTTATTCATCAAATCATTACCTTACCTTACCAAAACTAAATTAGTTCAAATAGAATTGACGCTCGGTACTCTCTGGAAACCAGAAAACTTACAAGGTTTAATTGAACATGTTGAGGATAATTCTGTACCAGCTAATTATTTTGATTTCCTCAAAGGGGATAAAGTAAAAGTGTTAGCCAATGGAGACATAAGTATTCCTTACACTGAAGCCGAGAAAAGAATTGAAACCAAAGAGTGGGATATAGCTTTTGCGACTTCTCCTATCCTATCTATTTTTGCTAAAGACCAAGGCTATACCCATTTAGCAGGAATGTTCCCCGGTTCTACCCATTATCAAAGTGGATTTTTCGTTAGGGCTAATAGTCCAATTCAATCACTTAATAATATCAATTCCAATACTAGAGTTGCTTTAGGCGGATTTAACTCTGCTTCTAGCTTCTACTTACCTGTTTATGACCTCTATGGTAAAACTATTACTGCTGATACAGGGAATCGTAGTCAAACTATTATCGAATTGGTTAAAGAAGGAAAAGCTGATGTTGGAGTGGCGGCGATCGGTGATTCCATTAAGAAAGATGATTCTGATTTTAGGATTATTCATGTTAGTCGGGACATCCCTGGTTCGGCTGTTTATGCTTCTCCTAGTCTCTCCCAAAAAGATCGTGATAATATCCAAAAACTAATGCTGAGTGCATCTCCTGAAGTGCAGGAAAAAGCTAACTATGGTGAAAAACCAGAAGCTGATTATACTGAGTTCAGAAAAATAATTACTAGAGTACAAGAAATATTAGTTTGTAGTGACTTCACTCAAAATCCTGTCACCCTTGCTTGTACTGGAAATATTCAAACTATTCAAGGCAAAATTAATGGCGTGTCCATCGAAGGGGATAACTTTATTCTCAAAGTATCTGGTGACGGACAAATCCATAATATATTAATTCCTGTCAAGATGACTACAGAACTTTTTGGTAGTGATAAATTGACTGATATACAAGGGAAGTCAGTCATAGTTAAGAGTAATCAAATTAGTGGTAATAGTCTGAAAATAAATCAAAGTGAACAAGTTAAAGTATCTGAATAG
- a CDS encoding 5'-nucleotidase, lipoprotein e(P4) family: MKKIFYPLLALSFLSGTIVHRLPSIAFNEQSNVSQEQLNDQALLGLNWVQQSGEYRALAYQAFNIAKMAFDSAKKERIENPTVIVDLDETILDNSPYQASLIDTNEGFSSKSWNQWILAEETLAVPGAVEFINYVNTNGGKVFFVSNRNESTTKDSANNDLELATMRNMEKLGFQGVTEETLLLKGEFTNDGNTAKQWRMEAVTNKEADGVKRNIVIFMGDNLNDFSEIDKNSNQVRKEFVDRTQLQYGLFTVNSEGFKPAYIVLPNPMYGDWENGLYDAKRFGKNSIWDLNPEQKTILRKESLIKWDNNK, from the coding sequence ATGAAAAAAATATTTTATCCTTTACTAGCCCTTTCTTTTCTCTCTGGCACGATCGTCCATCGTTTACCTTCGATCGCTTTCAATGAACAATCAAATGTTAGCCAAGAGCAATTAAATGATCAAGCATTATTAGGACTTAATTGGGTACAACAATCAGGGGAATACAGGGCATTAGCGTATCAAGCCTTTAACATAGCTAAAATGGCTTTTGATTCTGCTAAAAAAGAGCGAATAGAGAATCCTACAGTAATAGTTGATTTAGACGAGACAATCCTTGATAACAGTCCTTACCAAGCTAGTTTAATTGATACTAATGAGGGATTCAGCAGTAAATCATGGAATCAATGGATATTAGCAGAAGAAACATTGGCAGTACCAGGAGCAGTAGAATTTATCAATTATGTTAATACTAATGGTGGTAAAGTATTTTTCGTTTCTAACCGTAATGAAAGTACTACTAAAGATTCTGCTAACAATGACCTTGAATTAGCTACCATGAGGAATATGGAGAAATTAGGTTTTCAAGGGGTGACAGAAGAAACCCTGTTACTGAAAGGAGAATTTACTAATGATGGTAATACGGCGAAACAATGGCGCATGGAAGCCGTCACCAATAAAGAAGCTGATGGAGTTAAACGTAATATAGTTATCTTCATGGGCGATAACCTTAATGATTTCTCAGAAATTGATAAAAATAGTAACCAAGTCAGAAAGGAATTTGTCGATCGAACTCAATTACAATACGGTTTATTTACTGTGAATTCTGAGGGATTTAAACCAGCTTATATTGTGTTACCTAATCCTATGTATGGTGATTGGGAAAATGGATTATATGATGCTAAAAGATTTGGGAAAAATAGCATTTGGGATTTAAACCCAGAACAAAAAACGATCTTGAGGAAAGAATCGTTAATAAAATGGGATAATAATAAATAA
- a CDS encoding ribbon-helix-helix domain-containing protein, which yields MSKRVYLTLTDKVHEILQQQAKSQGRSTANLAAYLVEKGIESLQKT from the coding sequence ATGAGCAAACGAGTTTATCTCACCCTCACTGATAAAGTCCATGAAATCCTCCAACAACAGGCTAAGTCTCAGGGGCGATCGACTGCTAATCTTGCCGCCTATTTGGTAGAAAAAGGCATTGAGTCATTACAGAAAACATGA
- a CDS encoding type ISP restriction/modification enzyme, giving the protein MTITKTQLRSIITGTQQERVESLCQLLNYPVHQKDPQGSRFWYLRPANAENDAEDTCPIAVSFYPELNELTSDNEVKQFFSSDEQDKVIRGHYIKSTAENQPVMYLLFPSTDNGRTAFILPTESKLRQRSIQSFSYDDADLLARLGRLHLEQLVIANKIIEKPIAFVPQVDWIFYKPAVTAKELAEELAIVTQRIEQVIPSVYHSETEDGYLHKLLKSFQKELLPNLKLNSDDEKEYSFADIYAQTIAYGLFTARVFSYVKNPKLDFYRQGAWDKLPETNPFLRQLFKDISERKPEELGDELIDCITEAFAILRAAKMDAILADFRNKMNREDIVIRFYEDFLKAYKPRMRERRGVYYTPEPVVSYMVRSVDELIKDKFNKPLGIADPEIMILDPACGTGTFLLWIFQLIHQRYQENPEALTEGLEDKSWSGYVTERLLPRIFGFELLVAPYSICHLKLGLFLEETGYEFNSGKRLGVYLINTLEDIKLREEKEQLTLAIPHMEELIAEEAKAGSKIKKQEPIMVIIGNPPYSGISENNNEWITNLIEDYKYINGEHFRERKHWLQDDYVKFIRFSQWRIDKSGQGILAFINPHTFLDNPTFRGMRWNLLSTFNDINVLNLHGNSNRQEICPDGTPDKNVFDIRQGVSINLFIKNHIDKTELGQVKYSDLWGERDLKYNILLKQSLKTSMLKSISFSNPYYFFIDRDETGREEYEKMLLINQIFLVYSNGIVTMGDSFIIAEKKEILEDRLIDFLQKNYKEIELKNKYNLGKNYAKWIIENKKLIEQHNKLFESFIKISYRPFDIKFTIFSNKLLWRWRFETMKNMLFGNNIAFHLCRQIISDEWKHILVFDNVIDDSCISNKSKERGYTFPLYLYPDTEKPQELQQEKRANFSPEFLNKIKSKLGYLPTSEAIFYYIYAVFHSPTYRRRYAEFLKIDFPRVPLTSNKQLFTELSALGEQLVQLHLMTSPKLDKLITTFIDKGDRTVASGYPKYIDGVVMINKKEGFEGINEKVWNFYIGGYQVCHKWLKDRKGRTLSDDDILHYQKIIIVLSETIKLMTMIDETIPSFPIE; this is encoded by the coding sequence ATGACTATTACAAAGACTCAATTACGATCGATTATTACTGGTACTCAGCAAGAAAGAGTAGAATCTCTGTGTCAGTTACTGAATTATCCTGTCCATCAAAAAGACCCTCAAGGAAGTAGATTCTGGTATTTACGTCCTGCCAACGCTGAAAACGATGCCGAAGATACTTGTCCCATTGCAGTATCCTTTTACCCAGAATTAAATGAGTTAACCAGTGATAATGAGGTAAAACAGTTTTTTAGTAGTGATGAACAAGATAAAGTAATTAGAGGGCATTATATCAAGAGTACCGCAGAAAATCAGCCTGTAATGTACCTTTTATTTCCTTCAACAGATAACGGAAGGACAGCTTTTATTTTACCGACTGAGAGTAAATTAAGACAACGTAGCATTCAATCTTTTAGTTATGATGATGCTGATTTATTAGCTAGATTAGGAAGACTACATTTAGAACAATTAGTAATAGCTAATAAAATTATAGAAAAACCTATTGCTTTTGTTCCCCAAGTAGATTGGATATTCTATAAACCTGCTGTTACTGCTAAAGAATTAGCTGAAGAATTGGCGATCGTTACCCAACGCATTGAACAGGTTATACCCTCGGTTTATCATTCAGAAACAGAAGACGGTTATTTACATAAATTACTCAAGAGCTTTCAAAAGGAATTATTGCCTAACCTCAAGTTAAATTCTGATGATGAGAAAGAGTACAGTTTTGCTGATATTTACGCTCAAACGATCGCCTACGGTTTATTTACAGCAAGGGTATTTAGTTATGTGAAAAACCCTAAATTAGATTTTTACCGTCAAGGCGCATGGGATAAACTACCAGAAACTAATCCTTTCCTGAGACAGTTATTTAAAGATATTTCAGAGCGAAAACCTGAAGAATTAGGAGATGAATTAATCGACTGTATCACCGAAGCCTTTGCTATTTTAAGGGCGGCGAAAATGGATGCTATCCTTGCTGATTTTCGTAACAAAATGAATCGTGAGGATATTGTCATCAGATTTTATGAAGACTTCCTTAAAGCCTATAAACCAAGAATGAGGGAAAGACGAGGTGTTTATTACACCCCTGAGCCTGTAGTAAGTTACATGGTTCGATCAGTTGATGAATTGATTAAGGATAAGTTTAATAAACCATTGGGCATTGCTGATCCCGAAATAATGATTTTAGACCCGGCTTGTGGTACTGGTACATTTTTATTATGGATATTTCAGTTAATTCATCAAAGGTATCAAGAAAATCCAGAAGCATTGACGGAAGGATTAGAAGATAAATCATGGTCAGGTTATGTTACTGAGAGATTATTACCGAGAATATTTGGCTTTGAATTATTGGTTGCTCCTTATTCAATTTGTCATCTAAAATTAGGGCTTTTCTTAGAAGAAACAGGCTATGAGTTTAACAGTGGAAAACGGTTAGGAGTTTATTTAATTAACACCTTAGAAGATATTAAATTAAGGGAAGAAAAGGAACAATTAACTCTTGCTATTCCCCATATGGAAGAATTAATTGCAGAGGAAGCAAAAGCTGGTTCAAAGATTAAGAAACAAGAGCCAATTATGGTGATAATTGGTAATCCTCCCTACTCTGGTATTTCAGAAAACAATAATGAATGGATTACTAATTTAATAGAAGATTATAAGTATATTAATGGTGAACATTTTCGAGAACGAAAACACTGGTTACAAGATGATTATGTTAAATTTATTCGATTTTCTCAATGGCGAATTGATAAATCTGGACAAGGTATTTTAGCTTTTATTAATCCTCATACTTTTTTAGATAATCCTACTTTTAGAGGAATGCGTTGGAATTTATTAAGTACATTTAACGATATTAATGTTTTAAATTTACATGGAAATTCAAACAGACAAGAGATTTGTCCCGACGGTACTCCTGATAAAAATGTTTTTGATATTAGACAAGGAGTATCAATAAATTTATTCATAAAAAATCATATAGACAAAACAGAATTAGGACAAGTAAAATATAGTGATTTATGGGGTGAAAGAGACTTAAAATATAACATTTTACTAAAGCAAAGTTTAAAAACATCAATGTTAAAATCAATAAGTTTTTCTAACCCATATTATTTTTTCATAGACAGAGATGAAACAGGACGAGAAGAATATGAAAAAATGTTATTGATTAATCAAATATTTCTAGTATACTCAAATGGAATTGTAACAATGGGAGATTCTTTTATTATCGCTGAAAAAAAAGAAATATTGGAAGATAGATTAATAGATTTTTTACAAAAAAATTATAAAGAAATAGAATTAAAAAATAAATATAATTTAGGAAAAAATTATGCTAAGTGGATAATTGAAAATAAAAAATTGATAGAACAACATAATAAACTTTTTGAAAGTTTTATCAAAATAAGTTATCGTCCTTTTGATATAAAATTTACTATTTTTAGTAATAAATTGTTATGGCGTTGGCGTTTTGAAACAATGAAAAATATGTTATTTGGAAATAATATAGCATTTCATTTATGCCGACAAATAATAAGCGATGAATGGAAACATATTTTAGTTTTTGATAATGTAATTGACGATAGTTGTATTTCTAATAAAAGTAAAGAACGTGGTTATACATTTCCTCTTTATCTTTATCCAGACACAGAAAAACCTCAAGAATTACAACAAGAAAAAAGGGCTAATTTCTCACCAGAATTTCTTAATAAAATAAAATCAAAACTAGGTTATTTACCGACATCAGAAGCGATATTTTATTACATTTATGCAGTTTTTCATTCTCCTACTTATCGCCGTCGTTATGCAGAGTTTCTCAAGATAGACTTTCCCAGAGTGCCATTAACCAGTAATAAGCAATTATTCACTGAATTATCAGCATTAGGAGAGCAGTTAGTACAATTACACTTAATGACTTCTCCTAAATTAGATAAGTTAATCACTACTTTTATTGATAAGGGCGATCGAACGGTAGCTTCTGGTTATCCTAAATATATTGATGGGGTAGTGATGATTAATAAAAAAGAAGGTTTTGAAGGAATTAATGAGAAAGTATGGAATTTTTATATTGGCGGTTATCAAGTATGTCATAAATGGCTGAAAGATAGGAAAGGAAGGACACTTTCTGATGATGATATTCTTCATTATCAGAAGATTATAATTGTCCTCTCAGAAACTATTAAATTAATGACGATGATTGATGAAACAATCCCTAGTTTTCCCATTGAGTAA
- a CDS encoding SIR2 family protein, with protein MSKEITFSDQHHVEQIRRRLWCGREFGQASVMVGAGFSRNADPISSSVSTKFPSWWDLEKQMRDNLTHLPDSVLDNFDALELASQYENVFGRQQLEQFLIDSIPDKQYDPSKLHKLLLSLPWSDIFTTNYDTLLERTFVPNKKFEIIYNPSDIPGRMKPRIVKLHGSFESYRPFIFTKKDYQEYPRKFAPFVNLVQQSIMENAFCLIGFSGEDPNFLNWIEWVRSNLGEYSPPIYLCGILNISDYQKGVLKQRKITTIDLSSLFPKDKYHDSNIRHSKAIEWFLWNLKYGKSPNLKDWLK; from the coding sequence ATGTCAAAAGAAATCACTTTTTCAGATCAACATCATGTAGAACAAATTCGTAGAAGGCTTTGGTGTGGTAGAGAATTTGGACAAGCCTCCGTTATGGTGGGGGCAGGTTTTAGTCGCAATGCAGATCCGATTTCATCATCTGTCAGTACTAAATTCCCTTCATGGTGGGATTTAGAAAAACAAATGCGTGATAATTTAACTCATTTACCTGATAGTGTTTTAGATAATTTTGATGCTTTGGAATTAGCCAGTCAATATGAGAATGTTTTTGGCAGACAACAATTAGAACAATTTTTAATTGATTCTATTCCAGACAAACAATACGATCCTAGTAAACTACACAAGTTATTATTATCATTACCTTGGTCTGATATTTTCACTACAAATTATGACACGTTGTTGGAAAGAACTTTTGTCCCTAACAAAAAATTTGAGATCATTTATAATCCCTCTGATATTCCAGGGCGAATGAAGCCCAGAATTGTCAAATTACATGGTAGTTTTGAATCTTATCGTCCATTTATTTTCACTAAGAAAGATTATCAAGAATATCCCCGAAAATTTGCTCCTTTTGTTAACTTAGTACAACAATCGATTATGGAAAATGCTTTCTGTTTAATCGGTTTTTCAGGAGAAGATCCTAATTTTTTAAACTGGATAGAATGGGTAAGAAGTAATCTGGGTGAATACAGCCCTCCTATTTATCTTTGTGGAATTTTAAATATTTCTGACTATCAAAAAGGAGTATTAAAACAAAGAAAAATAACTACAATAGATTTATCGTCCTTATTTCCTAAAGATAAGTACCACGACTCAAATATTAGACATTCTAAAGCCATAGAATGGTTTTTATGGAATTTAAAGTACGGAAAATCACCTAATTTAAAAGATTGGTTAAAGTGA
- a CDS encoding DNA-binding transcriptional regulator produces the protein MDITQLKQPVIGDVIKALRLELKLSQEKFASLLGISFVSLNRWENHKTMPSYLALQIINLHLEKLDDKSSQLIKKTLSIL, from the coding sequence ATGGATATAACGCAATTAAAACAACCAGTAATAGGAGATGTAATTAAAGCCTTGAGACTAGAATTAAAACTATCTCAAGAAAAATTTGCTAGTCTTTTGGGAATTTCTTTTGTTTCCCTTAATCGTTGGGAAAATCATAAAACTATGCCCTCTTATTTAGCCCTACAAATAATTAATTTACATTTAGAAAAATTAGATGATAAAAGTTCACAATTAATTAAAAAAACATTATCTATTTTGTAA